The following is a genomic window from Mycolicibacterium sp. TY81.
AGGCCTACGTGCACGGGGTGTCCACCCGCAGCGTCGATGACCTGGTGACGGCGATGGGCGTGCAGACCGGGGTGTCCAAGTCGGAGGTGTCGCGGATCTGCGCCGGCCTGGACCGCGAGATCACAGCGTTTCGGGAACGCTCGCTGACCCACACCAGCTTCCCCTACGTGTTCTGCGATGCCACCTTCTGCAAGGTCCGCGTGGGGGCGCACGTGGTCTCCCAGGCCCTGGTGGTCGCGACCGGCGTGTCGATCGACGGCACCCGTGAGGTGCTGGGCACCGCGGTCGGTGACAGCGAGTCGTTCGAGTTCTGGCGCGAGTTCCTCGCCTCGCTTAAGGCGCGCGGCCTATCGGGGGTGCACCTGGTCATCTCCGATGCGCACGCTGGGTTGAAAGTCGCTGTGGCACAGCAGTTCACGAACTCATCGTGGCAGCGGTGCCGGGTGCATTTCATGCGGAACCTGCATACCGCGGTATCGGCCAAACACGCCCCGGCGGTTACCGCGGCGGTCAAGACCATCTTCGCTCACACCGAACCCGACGAGGTCGCCGCGCAGTGGGACCGGGTCGCCGACACCCTGGCCGCGTCGTTCCCGAAGGTGGCCGCGATGATGGGCGAGGCCAAGACCGACGTGTTGGCGTTCACTGCGTTCCCGAAGGCGCATTGGCAGAAGATCTGGTCGAATAATCCGATAGAGCGTCTGAATAAAGAGATCAAGCGTCGGGCCGATGTCGTGGAGATCTTCCCCAATCCGGCGGCGTTCCTTCGCCTGGCCACCGCGGTGGTCATCGAATCCCACGACGAGTGGCAGGTCACCCGCCGCTACCTCTCCGATGTCTCCATGGACGAACTACGCGCCGTGATCGCCGCCAAACACGCCGCGGCAGCACTTGCCAAACAACACCAAATCGCCTAGCGTTCACCATGACTCGTTGATCACAACGCGTGAACCACGCCAGATCCGAAGTCCACCACTCCCCGGGACGCTATCTGCCTCGACGGACAAACTCCACCAACGCAGCTCCGGAAGGTTCAAACCGTGCTCGATGCCGATGACGTGCGCCGCATCGCGCTGTCCCTCCCGGAGACCACAGAGAAGGAGCGTTGGGGCCACCCGACTTTCGACGTGGCGCGCAAGATGTTCGTCACGGTGCCCGACGATCAGACCTCGTTTGCGGTGCGCTGTCCGAGGTTCGACCGCGAAGAGCTGATCGCGGCCGAACCGCACAAGTTCTGGGTGCCGCGACATGAGGCGGCGTCGTCGTGGGTGCGGGTCCGGCTGGAGGCGCTCGACGACGAGCAGGAACTGACCGACATCCTCGCCGACTCGTGGCGACTGGCTGCCCCGCCCAGACTCACCGAGCAAGAAGAATCCTGAACGCCGAAGGTGCGTACAGATCGTCAGATCTGTGGAAGAGGCGCGCTGATTGCACAGTCGTGGCGGGGTGTGGTTCATCGACTTCGTGACTGTGCAATCAGACGGTCGAAATCGTGAAATCGACGATCAGGTGGCACAGTCGCGACCCACCCCCGGCTGGGCACTTGACAAGCAAACGTCTTGTGGGCTTTGACCGTGCGCTGACGCTCACAAAAGTTCGAGTAGTGAAGATCCTGAGCGCACGATCAACGCGAGGCCGACGTTCTGCACCGCGCAGGGGACCGCTCGCGGGAGAAATCAGACCCGCTGAGCAGCCCGTCCGAACACCATGGACTCTTCGATGCGGTCGAAGCGGTGGTCGATCACGTCGAGCACGTAGTTGTGCCGGACATGCCACGGGCGATGGGTACCGGATTTGGGCAGCGCGTGGGGGTTGCGGTTGATGTAACCGGCGTCGAGGTCGAAGGTCTTCTTCTCGTCCATCGGAACGTCACCCAGATGCGGATAGGCGTGGGTGTAGCCGTGAGAGTCCATGTACGCCACCAGTTTTGCGAACGCACGGGCAGTCATGTCGGCGCGCAGGGTCCACGATGCGTTGGTGTAACCCAGGCACCATGCCATGTTCGGCACGTCCTCGAGCAGGAACTCCTTGTAGACGTAACGGTCGGACGGGGTGATCGCGACCCCGTCGACCGACAGGGAGATGCCGCCGAGGGCCTGCAACTCCAGCCCGGTCGCGGTGACGACGATGTCGGCGTCAATGCGCGCACCGGATTTCAGCACGATGCCGTTGGCATCGAAGTGGGAGATGTGGTCGGTGACGACCTCGGCGCGGCCATCACCGATGGCGGTGAAGATGTCGCGGTCGAGCACCGCGCAGAGGCGTTGATCCCACGGGTCGTATTTCGGGTTGAAGTGCACATCCACGGGGTAGCCCGGCGGCAACGCGGCCATGGCCCGGTTGCGGATGAGGCGGCGCCCGCCCTTGGGGAACTTCCGGAGCAGGTTGTAGCTGAGCACGCTGATGAGCACGTTGCGGAACCACACGATGCGGTGAGCGATCTTGTCCGGCAACAGCTTCCGGATGAAGCTGACCATCGGGTCGATCTGCCACTGCGACATCAGGTAGGTGGGTGACCGCTGCAGCATGGTCACCTTCCCGGCGGTCTTCGCCATGGCGGGCACCAGGCTGACCGCGGTGGCACCACTGCCGATCACCACGACCTTCTTGCCGGCGTAATCCAGTGACTCCGGCCAGAACTGCGGATGGACGACGTCGCCGGCGAAGGTGTCGATGCCCGGGAAGTCCGGCGTGTAGCCCTTGTCGTAGTTGTAGTAGCCGGTGCCGCAGAACAGGAATCGGGCGCGGTAGGCCCTGGCCTCGCCGTTCTCCACGGCGTGCACCGTCCAGGTGTCGGTCGCCGAATCCCAGTCGGCCGACTGCACATGGGTGTTGAAGGTGATGTGACGGTCGATGCCGTGCGTGTGTGCCGCGGTGGTCAGGTACTCGCGGATGTGATCGCCGTCTGCGATGTTCTCCGGCCGCTCCCACGGCTGGTACGGGAAACTGAGCGTGAAAATGTCGCTGTCGGATCGAATACCCGGGTAGCGGAACAGGTCCCAGGTGCCACCGATGCGCGTCCGCCGCTCCAGGATCCGGTAGGTCACCTGTGGGTTGCGTTGATGCAGCCGGTACGCGGCGCCGATGCCGGAGATACCGGCACCGATGATCAGCACATCGAAGAACTCGCCGTCGCTGGCCGTCATGAATCTCCCTTGATCAAATCCGGTACCGCCGGTTTCACCTTAGGACATGGCGATCCTAGGCCGTCGAGCTGTGGGCCACTCCTGCGAGCAGCGCCCGCAAATGCTGATTGACCTGCTCGGGACGCTCCAGGTTCGCGCAGTGACCGCCGCCCAGTTCCACGAACGACCACAGATTCGGCACGTTCCTGGCGATCCGGCGGGACGCCGCGATGGGCAGCAACCGATCTTTGGTGCTGCCGATGACGAGCGTCGGCACCGTCAGGTTGTCGAGTCCGATGTGGTGAGCATCGAGGTTGTCCACCAGCGCGTTCACCCATCCGCTGCGGCCGGCTGCGGAAGTGCCCATGAACAGTTCGTAGACGTAGTCGGCCACCGCGGGGTCGGCGTCACGTCCGACGGCGATCATGGCGACGAACTGGCG
Proteins encoded in this region:
- a CDS encoding IS256 family transposase; this encodes MTLDHSALLAQLDALKSADSGAVFAELIRSGLQQLIEAEATAAIGAGRYERSDGRTVHRNGHRPKTVSTTAGDIEVQIPKLRAGSFFPSLLEPRRRIDKALHAVIMEAYVHGVSTRSVDDLVTAMGVQTGVSKSEVSRICAGLDREITAFRERSLTHTSFPYVFCDATFCKVRVGAHVVSQALVVATGVSIDGTREVLGTAVGDSESFEFWREFLASLKARGLSGVHLVISDAHAGLKVAVAQQFTNSSWQRCRVHFMRNLHTAVSAKHAPAVTAAVKTIFAHTEPDEVAAQWDRVADTLAASFPKVAAMMGEAKTDVLAFTAFPKAHWQKIWSNNPIERLNKEIKRRADVVEIFPNPAAFLRLATAVVIESHDEWQVTRRYLSDVSMDELRAVIAAKHAAAALAKQHQIA
- a CDS encoding MmcQ/YjbR family DNA-binding protein — translated: MLDADDVRRIALSLPETTEKERWGHPTFDVARKMFVTVPDDQTSFAVRCPRFDREELIAAEPHKFWVPRHEAASSWVRVRLEALDDEQELTDILADSWRLAAPPRLTEQEES
- a CDS encoding NAD(P)/FAD-dependent oxidoreductase; protein product: MTASDGEFFDVLIIGAGISGIGAAYRLHQRNPQVTYRILERRTRIGGTWDLFRYPGIRSDSDIFTLSFPYQPWERPENIADGDHIREYLTTAAHTHGIDRHITFNTHVQSADWDSATDTWTVHAVENGEARAYRARFLFCGTGYYNYDKGYTPDFPGIDTFAGDVVHPQFWPESLDYAGKKVVVIGSGATAVSLVPAMAKTAGKVTMLQRSPTYLMSQWQIDPMVSFIRKLLPDKIAHRIVWFRNVLISVLSYNLLRKFPKGGRRLIRNRAMAALPPGYPVDVHFNPKYDPWDQRLCAVLDRDIFTAIGDGRAEVVTDHISHFDANGIVLKSGARIDADIVVTATGLELQALGGISLSVDGVAITPSDRYVYKEFLLEDVPNMAWCLGYTNASWTLRADMTARAFAKLVAYMDSHGYTHAYPHLGDVPMDEKKTFDLDAGYINRNPHALPKSGTHRPWHVRHNYVLDVIDHRFDRIEESMVFGRAAQRV